DNA from Leptospira harrisiae:
AAAACAATTATGATTTCACCTTCTCATATCGATTACAATGGAGCTTCGTTATCGCTGTTTGGTGACTATTCAGAACAAAAAGGACTCAATTTTCGAATTAATGCAGATAAACTTCAGTTAGGTGAGTATGTAACTAATCTTGGTGGAAAACTAAAAACAGAAATTGGGATTATTGGTGAATCGTTTGCGACTGTTTCGGTCCAAATGAATGCAAAAATTGACGGCTTTCGGTATCAATTGGATCGTTCTATTTCTCCTTCTTCTTTATTTGGCCTCAGTTTAAATGCGTTATTACTTTTCGATCGTCCTTTTGGATTATCGGAAATTAAAATTTCTGACCTAAAACTTGATCAAAAAACCATGACGGGTAACAAAGCCATGGAGTTAGACTTAAAGGGAAGTGTACAACTTGGTTCAAATCTCACTGCAAGTCTATATCCGCTGGGTTTGAATGTTCATACGTCCAATCTTTTGTTAGTTCTTCCTTTGGTTTTAAAGGAAAAACTTTCACCTCTCCAAAACTTGTTAGGAAATCATCCCAAATTAAAGCTGAATGCTCGTTATTTAGCATCTGGAAATTCAAAACAAATCAAAGCCGATCTTGGAGCGGAACTTCCCGGATTGGAAATGAAAGATTTGAAAATGGTAACAGACCTTTCTATTTCTGGGAATGAGATAAACGAAATTGTTATTCGAACGTTAAAAATGAATGCTTTTGGTGGTATTTTTAATTTAGCAGCTAGTGGAAAGTTATATAAAAATGGCAAACCAAAACCACCGTTAGGTCCATATTTCGGGAATTTAAATTTATCCTTCGGACTTGTTTCTGCAACAAAAGAATATTTGGCGAAAGGTCTTAGTTTCCAAGGTGATTTGGGGTTAAATTTAAAAATTCAAGATTATGATATCACGGGTGAGTTACATTCTAAAGTCCCAGTGATTGCTTATAATAATCAAAGATGCCCTGGCGAACAGTGCCAAGCCTATCTTTTGGAAGATGTGATCGCGAAAATTCCAATTGAACATAACCTAGCACGTAATGTTGAAGATAGTTTGATCGTTGGTGATAAATCAATATTTATAAAAAACTATGGAAGGAACCAACCATCCAACCTAACAATAGGACATGTTCTTGGAACCCATCCGAGTATCCCTAATTTACCTTTTGAATATGTGAAGCGGCAAAAGGAAGGACCGGGACTTACGGCATCGATAGAATACAAAGAAAACTATGCAAACATTGAATCTTTAAGATCATATTCTTTGGATGGATTGGTTCTTGGGAAAAATATGGTTTTTAATTTAGGAAATTTGGATCCTAAATCAATGGAATTTCGTGGGAACTTTCTGATTCGAGACATTGATTTAAAACAATTGATGGCTCCCAAGGTTCGCGATAAGATTGATGATGGAAAATTAAAAGCAGACTTGAATATTTCCGTAAGAGATTTGAGTGAACCTGTTGCTAATTTAGATTTGTTTTTTTCTATTTTTCAAATCGGCCGTGATTTTGGTAAAAGTGCCTTAAATGTTATTTCTCCTCAAAATTTCATTATTGATCGAATTACAGATAGTTATACGATCAACAAAATTGATATATCCCTATCGAAGGGATTAGTTTATGCAGATGTATATTTTAATCGATCGTTGTTGTCTTTGTTAGTGAATTTAGAAGATGGTAAAATTTCTCAGCAAAGAATGCCTCTAGCAAATTTTTTAAAACGAGCTCAAAGCGAAATCCAAACATACCAAGAGTGAGGTATTTATGAAACGTCTTATTTTTTTATCCCTAATGTTGGGATGTAAATCCATCTTAAACCTAAAAGTTCCTCCAATCACAATCACTAATGCGCAAACAGCGGCCGAAAAACAAATGGTAGGTGAAGATCGAGAGTTAGAGAAAGATGGTTGGATGATTGCTTCTATTCAATCATCGTCAAATGGCCGATCCAATCGTGAAAAATTAGCTGCAGAAGATTTAGATCCAGAGATAAAGGCTCATCGTGTACGATTAAACTATTTAACACCAGAATTAAAAAGGTACAAAATGCACGGTATTGTGGGGGAGACTCCATCTGGTTTAGTTAAGCTAAATCCTCTAGCAATTGGGTTACCAAGTTATTCTCAGTATGAGATTCCTGCAAAACGAAAACGTGTTGAAGATGTGATTTTGTTTTTAAATGAATCAAGAAAAGTCATTTGGGAAAAAGAAGTTTTTACTCAGAAGAAAAAAGGGAAAAAGGACGACGAGTTAGTTCAATTCAAACAATCTTTAATTGACGAATATTATCAATCTGTTTCGGCAGGAGAATATTATGAAACAACAAGTGGTAGATGGGAGAAATTCCAATGAAACCTATTTTGCGGTTTCCAGTATATTTAATTTTCCTCTTCTCATTTCTTTTTTCAAATTGTGTATTGTTTCAAAAAAATGTTAAAATGACGAATGTCGATTTTGATTATTCGGCAATTTCAAAAAACTATTTTTCACCTACCCAATCGAAACCTTTTCCACTAACAGTTCAGAGAGGAAACAATTTATACAGCTCAACTACGAATGATGGTAGGTATTTATTTTATGCAACTGATCAAAAGGGAAACTTTGATATTTGGTTTCGCGATTTAAAAAGCTCCATCGTAGTCCCTGTGACTAATCACCCATTCTCTGAATCAAAACCTTCAATTTCACCTAATGGAAAGTATCTTGTATTTGTATCTGAAGAGTTTGACTCAGAAGGTGATTTGATGTTGCTGCCGATGGACATAGAGGAATGGACTCATGAACTACTAAAAGGAAATCGTTTTATTAGTGATGATTTTATTCAACTTACCAACAAACCAAACAAAAATGGTGAATATTCCAAAGGTGTAATTGATACTGATCCTGTTTGGTCCCCTGATGGGAAAATCATATATTTTGTTTCTGACCGTTTCACTCCCGGTTTACCAAATCTTTGTGCTATCAAATTAGAAAATCAAAATCAAATAACACAAATTACAACTCAAGGTGCAACTTCTCCTTATGTTTCTGCGGATGGAAATAGTATTTATTTTATCTCATATTTCGAAGATTCGAAAGGTGAGATTTATAGAATCAATTTACAAAATTCTGCAATCCAAAGGATGACCAATAATTTTTATTTGGACTTCTCTCCTACTGTTGATCCAAAATCCAAAAATCTATACTATGCTTCAATTCGTAAGGATACAAATCAGAATGGAAAATTGGATGAGCGTGATCATAGTATCCTTGTGATGAAAAATTTGCAAACGGGAGAGGAACGTGTTCTTTCTTCTGGTGAAACATCTAATTTTGACGTTCGTTACTCAAATTTTAATGGGGGTTCCATTCTTTTTTCTGCTTCTTATTTTAATGCGATCAATATTTATTTTATTCCAGAAAACGGAGCCATCCCGAAGCAACCTAACATTCGTGAGCAGTACCAATACGCAAAAACATTTTCTGCAGGACAAAGTTTAGATTCTTACTTCTTAGCTTTAGATTCTGTTGAATTATTTTATTCCGATGATCCTTTGTTCCCAGTTTATTCTGCTAGAGTCGCCATTTTAAAATACATATCGCTGATTCGTGTGGGTAAAAAAGAAGAAGCTCGAATTTTTTTTGATTCCTACCGTCAAAAATCTGCGTTGATCCAAAATCATTTCGCATTATTTTTATTTCGATGGGAAGAATCGAAACAAAATAACAAAAAGTTCGATTTCCAAAATGAAATTCACGAGAACCATACATCGAAATGGAGTAAAGATGCACAAGCAATGTTGTATCATCTTTATGCAGATGAATTGGAGAAGGATAAAAAACTTTCCCTTGCTTTTGAAAATTTAAAACTTATCTACGAACGATTTCCAGATTACCATCAAATTGATGAGATTAAGCGACGGTTAGGTGGATACGAGTTCCAGCCAAATTCTTTAAGATTGTCACAGTTATATAAGGAAATGATTTTTGGTTGGGAGCAGGAGAAAAAACGTTATTTATTGAATCCATCTCTTCCGTTTTCGAATGATCATAAAAGGGATCTTCGGTTCCTTTTGGAAGATGTGATTCAGAAAATTACTGAAAATCGAAATAGTGAGTCGGTTATTTCTTTTGTGGATACCTTACTTGTTGATCCTGAGGTAAACCAAATCCCGCAGTATTCAATGACTCTGAAATATCTGAAAGCAAAGTCATTATCAGACATTCGAAAATTTAACGAATCTAATGAAGTTTTGGATTCGATCATTCCTATTCCTATTCAAATTGACTTGGAACCTCCAGGCAAACCTTCTGTCTTTGAAACTCCTTCGTTTATTGCAGAATACAAAAGTCCTATTTTGTTACGTGCCAACTTGTTAAAGTATTACAACCAAAAATCAGCAGGAAATACTTCTGATGCACTACGTAACTTAAAAATATATTTAGAATTTTACGATCCAATTCTTGGTGTTGATTTGGGTGAAGAAGACATTCAGAGTGCCTTTTTCTATTTTGAGAATAAAGCGGTCGAATTTGAAAGGATTGGCGACTTACTTCAGTCATCGTTCCATTACTTTTTCAACAATCAAAACATGTTTCTTGTTAAAACAAGAAATTTGTATTTAGATTCTTTATACAAAGAATATGCAATTTATTACCAACGTAAGATGGTTGATACAATCTTTTTATATGGGAAAAAAATCCGCGAAGAAGAAGAACGTGCTCTATTAAATCAACTGAATATCTTAAGTAAAGACAAACTGAACGTTGTTGGAAATATATCTGGCATTACATCTTTACTTACCGATAATGAATTACTACGTGGTGTAGTTGATGTTAAAGATTTTGAAAAAATTGAAGTTCTTTCTGAGAAGGCACTTAGTTGGACTGAGTTATATTATAAACAAGCGGTTCCCCGTGCAAGGCCTTATTTGGACCTCGCTACTCTATATGGATATTCATATTATTTAATCAATAAATATGTAACTTTTGAGTCCTATTACTATTCCACTGGAACAATGACAGATGTTCGCAAAACAGAAATCCTAGAAAATTTTAAAAGAGCTGAATTGGAACTTCGTTGGATCATTTACGCAGATCCTACACATTATGATGCTTACCAATTACTAGGGTGGTTGTATCAATATGTTGATTTGATTAAAATGCAGAAAAATCCAAATTCGGGAGAAGTTGATTCTGAAGTTTATGAGGCACTTTATAAAAAATATTTTCCTGATAAAAACTTGGAAGCTAATATTGAGCTTTATAATCAGATTTTAGTATTTTTAGGCGATGAATATACTGATCGTAAGGTTCTCTCTGATCTAAATTTGAATTTAGGGAACAATTATTTTCTATTAAGTAACTTCCCAAAAGCAAACGAAAGTTATCGTAAAGTTGAAGATGTTTCTATATATTTATCTGTCAAAAATCAATTTGATAGTTACAAACAAGAGGCAATTTATCATTTCAATTATGGAAAATCCTTGATTTACCAAGGTCAATATAAAAAGGCATCAGAACAATTTTCCAAATCAATTGATATATATTTTAAAAACGAATATTACCAATCCGTAAATGCGTATGCATTGGAGCCTAATGCTTATACTTTAGGAAAACTAAATGATATTCGTTCCAAATTGGCTTTATTATTTTCGCTAAAAGGTTTATCTGATTTGGAATTTGGAAATTATGAAGAAGCAATTGCTTCCTTTCAAACAGCAATTGCATACAACAAAGACGTTAAGTTTATAAGCCCTGTAAACTTGGCAAATTATTTGGCAATAGCATTCCAAAAGATAGGTAGGTTTCGTGACTCTTACCAAATGTTAAATTTAGCAGAGACTGAATATGCTTTGAATAAAGAATCTATCCTTCAGCGTTTTAATAAATGGAGTTGGAAAGATATACTTTTTGGAGATAGTTTTCGAGTTAAAGGTGATGGTCGATTCCCTGGTGAGTTTCCTAATGATTTCAAATACCTACTCACTTTAGGAATAAGAATTGAAAATCATATCGAACAGGAAGAATACGCGGCCGCATTGTCGGAAATCCAAACAAGAAATGATTTAATTACTTCAAAAGATTTGGATGAAACAATCATTGGAAAAAATATTCTTGCAAAGTCAAGGCAGGTAGAAGCGCAAATTTATCAAAGAAGCCAATTGCAAGTAGAGGCAGTCGGTCACTATAAAGAATTAACTGAAATTCTATTGGAAAATCCTGTAAACAAAGGGATAGAGAATTTATTTCAAAATTATGCACATTCAGTTTTTTCATTGCAAGAATCTTCGGATTTTTCGTTAGAAACCAAACGTGCATTACTGGATCAATTTTTGAATCAGTTGGAACTTTGGAGAAAAAAAGAAGTTACAAATTGTGCAGAAATAAATGAATTTTGCGAAAATCAATTTAGAACTTTGAATCCTAGGTTTGACATCGTTTACGGGACTGCTTTATATTATCTTTCCTTACACTTGGAACAAGAAGGAAGAGACATTTATACCATCCTAGGGAAAGCGGTTGAAGCATTGGAAAACCCTGGACTTGTGGATCCTCGGGTCATTGGTCTACCAAATGACCCAATTTCCCGGCGGACAAGGGTTCGTGCACAATTAAATCTTTATTCCATTTATATGAAGTTAGGTGATTTTGTTTTAGCTGAAAAAAAATGGAAAGAAACTTCCGAATTAGCCTATGAATTTCGATTAGATGAAGAAATGTTTTGGGCAAATGCACAGAGATTTAAGTGGGAAAAATATCGTTTTGTCCTAGAGAAAAAAAATAATTTTATCACTTACGGGAAAGAGGCATTTCAAACTTATCAATCCAATTTAAATGTTAGGCTTTTTTCTCCGAAACACAGGTTGATTGATTTTTTAGAATCCTATTCCGAGTCACAATTGGCATTTAACGAAACAAAGGCATTTGTCAATCACTGGGAAAATTTTCGTAGCCTTGAGTTGTTCAGAGATTTGATTTCAGCACAATTTGAATTTGAAGATTCAAAGTTAAATTTGTATTATCAGGATTTAGTGAAATGGTTCAAAGGATATCGTAAACTTAGTAATTTAATTTCAGAAAAAGCATTGAAACGTGAATCAGTTGTTTCTTCTTTAAAACAACAAACACTCGAGATTCAAAATTTAGACGGAATCCTTGAAAAAATAAGAAAGGTATCACCGGAACGGTCTGCGTTTTTAGAACCGAAACGATCTGCAATGGATTTGTTTTTAAATGGTTGGGTCGGATACTATCCTACAATTAATTCTAATGTTTTCCTTTATTCTCAAGATGGAAAATTAAAAGCCGATTTCTGCAATACATCATCAGAAATTAATCGTTGTATTCCAAAAATACAAAACAATTTTCCGACAATTCAAGTCATTGGTACGAAGGCAAACGGAAGTTTGGTGAAAGATCTGCTAAGTCAATATCATAAATTTGATATTTTTCCTTCAGTTTATTTTGATAGAAGCCATAACGAACTTTTCCCAGAGAGAAATGAACGTAGACTCAAATGGGTAACTATCTACGGTGAAAATGAAAAAAGAAACCAAGGCCAAAATGTAAGGACTCTTCCTTCTGGGAATCTAGGTGTGTATTTGTATGACACAGATTATTTGGTAACCAATCGCTCTCTTAAAAACCAAACTAGTCTATTTGGAGATGAACGATCGCAGATTTTTCCACTTCGAGAAATATTTCAAGGAAGTGGATCTGAAATTTCAGTGATTGGAATCAACGAATCGAGTTTTGAGACAGAAAAAGAATGGAATCTAATCAGTAAATTATACGAAGTTTTGCGTTCAAAACGAGTTCAGAATATCGTTTCATACAAATCCAAAAACAGTGAAGACTATTCTTCGATGAAACTCTCACTTTTTGCAAAAGATCAAAACCGAGTGTTGATTGGAAACTGGAAAGATTTTTCAATTTCCAAAGATGGTTTGGATAAAAAAGCGAAACAATTGATTGAAGATGGATTTTTAAAGGAAAAATCTAAAGAATTCGTAGATGCCTATGAAAATTATTATACAGCCTCTACTTTGTTAGATGATGGTGATGAGTTTTTGTCTACACTTGAGTTGAAATTGGCGAAACTGAAAACGGAAATATTCCCAAACGTTCCTAAAAAATCAATTTTTAGGCCACTATGGTTAAAGTATTCAAAATCACCGTTCCAAAATCAAATTCGATATGAGTATTTGGTATCTTGTCTTTCTTCTAAAGAAAAGGAAGATTGTAAATACAATACATCGGATTTTATTGGTGAAGAAAAAGATTCTTATTTAGGCGCTTTGGAATTTTATATTCAACTGCGCCGTGGGACTGTGAAAGAATTAGCCGCAAAAAATGAACTACGCTCCAAAGTAGAAACAAAGGAAGATCCTTTTTTGCAAGCATATCGATTGGGGACATTATATATTCAAAACTATATGTTTTATGAAGCGGAGGCTGAAACAAACAAGTTAGCCAGGCTTGCGAAAACGACAAAAGAGAAAACAGTCGTAAAAAATCGTATTTTGGAAATTTACTTTCACAAAGGTTTTTTGTTAGGTGACAAAGAAATTTATTTAACTTCCCTCACTTCAACTTCTGCATACAATTATGGTTTCAAAAAAGATTGGAAAAATTTCGATGAAAAAGTTCTTTCTAGGGATTTTACAAAATTTGGATATGCAGATTCAATTTATGATTCGTATCGTTTAAGGTTATACACTGCCTGGAAAGAACAACTCCAAACAGGATACTTTGAGCCAATGTCTTTAACACCTGAATACCTAACTAGCGGTGAATCAGTGTTAACGAAACTTTCTCATTTGAATCGAACCTTATTTTATCATTTACTTTTGACTTCTATTCCGTTCCAAAAGAACCAGGAAGTAAATTCTTTAATTGAACTGCTTCTTGCTGAAGAAGTTAAAGAAGGACGCAGTTATCGAACACTTTTTTTCCGTTTGGAACTGGCGAAGGCTTTGTTACTTCGTGGAGACTCCGAAATGGCTTTGTCTTTGGTTTCAAAAATTCAATCCTTGGATA
Protein-coding regions in this window:
- a CDS encoding LIC_11026 family protein, producing MNPILKVSLGIAKTKIFRGLFVLFLFYKSLFNAFTADLLVPKLVSHFTMGRMEGNFHTFSLFFGIEIENFRLYPGIPFENTPMVEAKQLRLRYNLPLLVFGKLKISEIGLQAGKIQIEENMGRWNFLSFLKQNKTDTPEPVPEPKTPLTELKTYLPLQVSVYINLDAIEFQLKRDTGSLHFFSAQDLSLQTELETNRFTSIPFDFSALNQIDHVLISLNASKPIPLDLDSKELRWKQTIPLSMRFEWDRTVSPEMFLFTTDIGKDDLLLEVRKKPVQLGLRLLSDIHYDNQLDSVSINQLDLKVLGQSWLSFSGSIQDVSKEKPKVNITVGKSNIQLTQLQRSLNQLSGIIPDINLSGDLSLEGTGIRGDWQNAEANLKLKANQLFLKMGKSKVHSIPTALIDIVSQVSFADIKSQTAGKPFPYIKTIMISPSHIDYNGASLSLFGDYSEQKGLNFRINADKLQLGEYVTNLGGKLKTEIGIIGESFATVSVQMNAKIDGFRYQLDRSISPSSLFGLSLNALLLFDRPFGLSEIKISDLKLDQKTMTGNKAMELDLKGSVQLGSNLTASLYPLGLNVHTSNLLLVLPLVLKEKLSPLQNLLGNHPKLKLNARYLASGNSKQIKADLGAELPGLEMKDLKMVTDLSISGNEINEIVIRTLKMNAFGGIFNLAASGKLYKNGKPKPPLGPYFGNLNLSFGLVSATKEYLAKGLSFQGDLGLNLKIQDYDITGELHSKVPVIAYNNQRCPGEQCQAYLLEDVIAKIPIEHNLARNVEDSLIVGDKSIFIKNYGRNQPSNLTIGHVLGTHPSIPNLPFEYVKRQKEGPGLTASIEYKENYANIESLRSYSLDGLVLGKNMVFNLGNLDPKSMEFRGNFLIRDIDLKQLMAPKVRDKIDDGKLKADLNISVRDLSEPVANLDLFFSIFQIGRDFGKSALNVISPQNFIIDRITDSYTINKIDISLSKGLVYADVYFNRSLLSLLVNLEDGKISQQRMPLANFLKRAQSEIQTYQE
- a CDS encoding DUF1318 domain-containing protein; the encoded protein is MKRLIFLSLMLGCKSILNLKVPPITITNAQTAAEKQMVGEDRELEKDGWMIASIQSSSNGRSNREKLAAEDLDPEIKAHRVRLNYLTPELKRYKMHGIVGETPSGLVKLNPLAIGLPSYSQYEIPAKRKRVEDVILFLNESRKVIWEKEVFTQKKKGKKDDELVQFKQSLIDEYYQSVSAGEYYETTSGRWEKFQ
- a CDS encoding PD40 domain-containing protein — encoded protein: MTNVDFDYSAISKNYFSPTQSKPFPLTVQRGNNLYSSTTNDGRYLFYATDQKGNFDIWFRDLKSSIVVPVTNHPFSESKPSISPNGKYLVFVSEEFDSEGDLMLLPMDIEEWTHELLKGNRFISDDFIQLTNKPNKNGEYSKGVIDTDPVWSPDGKIIYFVSDRFTPGLPNLCAIKLENQNQITQITTQGATSPYVSADGNSIYFISYFEDSKGEIYRINLQNSAIQRMTNNFYLDFSPTVDPKSKNLYYASIRKDTNQNGKLDERDHSILVMKNLQTGEERVLSSGETSNFDVRYSNFNGGSILFSASYFNAINIYFIPENGAIPKQPNIREQYQYAKTFSAGQSLDSYFLALDSVELFYSDDPLFPVYSARVAILKYISLIRVGKKEEARIFFDSYRQKSALIQNHFALFLFRWEESKQNNKKFDFQNEIHENHTSKWSKDAQAMLYHLYADELEKDKKLSLAFENLKLIYERFPDYHQIDEIKRRLGGYEFQPNSLRLSQLYKEMIFGWEQEKKRYLLNPSLPFSNDHKRDLRFLLEDVIQKITENRNSESVISFVDTLLVDPEVNQIPQYSMTLKYLKAKSLSDIRKFNESNEVLDSIIPIPIQIDLEPPGKPSVFETPSFIAEYKSPILLRANLLKYYNQKSAGNTSDALRNLKIYLEFYDPILGVDLGEEDIQSAFFYFENKAVEFERIGDLLQSSFHYFFNNQNMFLVKTRNLYLDSLYKEYAIYYQRKMVDTIFLYGKKIREEEERALLNQLNILSKDKLNVVGNISGITSLLTDNELLRGVVDVKDFEKIEVLSEKALSWTELYYKQAVPRARPYLDLATLYGYSYYLINKYVTFESYYYSTGTMTDVRKTEILENFKRAELELRWIIYADPTHYDAYQLLGWLYQYVDLIKMQKNPNSGEVDSEVYEALYKKYFPDKNLEANIELYNQILVFLGDEYTDRKVLSDLNLNLGNNYFLLSNFPKANESYRKVEDVSIYLSVKNQFDSYKQEAIYHFNYGKSLIYQGQYKKASEQFSKSIDIYFKNEYYQSVNAYALEPNAYTLGKLNDIRSKLALLFSLKGLSDLEFGNYEEAIASFQTAIAYNKDVKFISPVNLANYLAIAFQKIGRFRDSYQMLNLAETEYALNKESILQRFNKWSWKDILFGDSFRVKGDGRFPGEFPNDFKYLLTLGIRIENHIEQEEYAAALSEIQTRNDLITSKDLDETIIGKNILAKSRQVEAQIYQRSQLQVEAVGHYKELTEILLENPVNKGIENLFQNYAHSVFSLQESSDFSLETKRALLDQFLNQLELWRKKEVTNCAEINEFCENQFRTLNPRFDIVYGTALYYLSLHLEQEGRDIYTILGKAVEALENPGLVDPRVIGLPNDPISRRTRVRAQLNLYSIYMKLGDFVLAEKKWKETSELAYEFRLDEEMFWANAQRFKWEKYRFVLEKKNNFITYGKEAFQTYQSNLNVRLFSPKHRLIDFLESYSESQLAFNETKAFVNHWENFRSLELFRDLISAQFEFEDSKLNLYYQDLVKWFKGYRKLSNLISEKALKRESVVSSLKQQTLEIQNLDGILEKIRKVSPERSAFLEPKRSAMDLFLNGWVGYYPTINSNVFLYSQDGKLKADFCNTSSEINRCIPKIQNNFPTIQVIGTKANGSLVKDLLSQYHKFDIFPSVYFDRSHNELFPERNERRLKWVTIYGENEKRNQGQNVRTLPSGNLGVYLYDTDYLVTNRSLKNQTSLFGDERSQIFPLREIFQGSGSEISVIGINESSFETEKEWNLISKLYEVLRSKRVQNIVSYKSKNSEDYSSMKLSLFAKDQNRVLIGNWKDFSISKDGLDKKAKQLIEDGFLKEKSKEFVDAYENYYTASTLLDDGDEFLSTLELKLAKLKTEIFPNVPKKSIFRPLWLKYSKSPFQNQIRYEYLVSCLSSKEKEDCKYNTSDFIGEEKDSYLGALEFYIQLRRGTVKELAAKNELRSKVETKEDPFLQAYRLGTLYIQNYMFYEAEAETNKLARLAKTTKEKTVVKNRILEIYFHKGFLLGDKEIYLTSLTSTSAYNYGFKKDWKNFDEKVLSRDFTKFGYADSIYDSYRLRLYTAWKEQLQTGYFEPMSLTPEYLTSGESVLTKLSHLNRTLFYHLLLTSIPFQKNQEVNSLIELLLAEEVKEGRSYRTLFFRLELAKALLLRGDSEMALSLVSKIQSLDKDLGEGNKFWQEKWNDLKWKLDYLKNQPSTIVHTNPFLKIYQTAKTQRPEEYIGILNEFNRKNRGEYLSPELKEEYEFLFHFLLQQSLEKNSSESFFDLAIARDLFRFTSSRFSEGELYVKNIPNFEILSEKLKRKMIGKQEFHGIFDHGKKTYLLSFASGKSLGREMFSDNKSIYRESVRYFRSAESGNQEVILRESLVDKYRTSLRLNKSNRHYIYSSGIHAVVPMVLPDMEYYSVASVSDFVSNQAIKLSSISPKKPDVSVVGWKSSLEDEVSANLLIWETGGKKDGNAAYRIDFSAIGWCQNNYLCSGGTPLFDVSGKSGSITKLYANQKIGTSTQYTNDFSGVAYYLARENAGLFVLHSGIQSGVHNLFFLKQFLQAEDLPKPLYVRLVEGKEAAKNSTIDDRYWIGYKLYTSAMIED